GCTCACCGCGTCCTTCGACTCGATGACGTCCGTGAGCGGCTCGCGCCCCTCCGCCGCGGCGGGGGTGAACGGGCGCGTGTTCCCGAACTCCTGGAACTGGGGCTTGCCGTCGGGCGTCATGCGCATCGAGAAGCCGTAGACGAAGGGCTCGCCGGGCTCCTTCCCCGCGGCCTTCGAGGCCTCCTCGAGGAAGCGGTTCATCATGGCCCGCATGCGCTCCATCTCGGCCTCCATCCCGGCGAAGACGTCGTCGGGGAAGCCCATGGCCTTGCGGCGTTTCCGCCAGTCGTCCCAAGGATCCAAGCGGTCACCCTCGGAGGCCGGTAGACCAGCGGTTCTACTAATAGGTTGCGCCTGTCGGGTTCGGGGCTTTCAGCGGTGCACTTCATGACACGAGTTTCACACCGAGGTCGCGCTGCGGCGCGACCTCGGCTCGTGTCACTCCGTGCCAGAGTGGGGGCGCTGCGCGCGCCCCCTCTCTGGACTTTCGCCCGACCTGCGGGTCGGGCTCGCCGCGGCGGCGTGACGCCGCGGCCTCCCCCCAGCGCCAGGGGGCTGCCGCCCCCTGGACCCCCGACCCAAACCCGCGT
The Candidatus Thermoplasmatota archaeon DNA segment above includes these coding regions:
- the hsp20 gene encoding archaeal heat shock protein Hsp20; this translates as MDPWDDWRKRRKAMGFPDDVFAGMEAEMERMRAMMNRFLEEASKAAGKEPGEPFVYGFSMRMTPDGKPQFQEFGNTRPFTPAAAEGREPLTDVIESKDAVSVTAELPGVEKKDINLHVAERKITIKVAEGRKYHKEIALPAAVVPDSAKATYKNGILDITIRRAGGPDDSGHRVQVQ